The following nucleotide sequence is from Neokomagataea tanensis.
GAATAGAAGATGGATTTATACGTTCATCGGGCCTCGGAAGCGGTTTTTTGCCTCCAGCCTCAATAATAGCCGATACACGTGGAGCATATTACGACCCCGCCCAACCAAGCGATCTGGAAGTTTTACTCGCCACACACCCACTGGACGCTGATCTGCAAGAACGCGCACTGTGTTTGATCCGTACGATCCTCAAAAAAAATATCTCAAAATATTCGAGCGGCGGTAGCTCGCCAGACTTAGAACTACCAATCGAACAAAAAATTATTCTCGTACCAGGCCAAGTAGCTGACGACCTTTCCGTAAAATTAGGCGGCAAAGAAGTTGGCTCAAATTTTGAACTTTTAAAACGTGTTCGTAAAGCTTGCCCAACAGCCTTCATTTTATATCGCCCACACCCAGATGTAGATGCCGGACACAGAGCTGGTTCTATACCTGACGAAGATGCATTACGCTTCGCCAATGTTATCTCTCGTGAGGGAACAATGGCTCCATTGCTCGACCGCATTGACGAAGTCCATACCTTAACCTCACTTACAGGCTTCGAGGCACTGATGCGAGGGAAACAGGTTACCACTTACGGCCAACCCTTTTACGCCGGTTGGGGCCTAACAACCGACCGTATTCCGCTGGCACGCCGCACAAGACAACTTACCATGCCTCAACTCGTCGCCGCCACATTGTTGCTCTATCCTCGCTATATTGACCCCTTTACTGGCCTCCCCTGCGGCCCGGAATTATTAATTGAGCGCCTTGGTGAACCTGAACTCTGGAAACCTTCTCTTTTAATGCGTATACGGAGACAGCAAGGAGCTTTAAAAAAGACGCTCATTAAGAATGCTCGGCCTATTTTGCAAAAACTACGGTGACCTCTGAATTCTATGCTAACCGGCAAAAAACCATTCAACCGCACACAAACACCAAACGTGCAGCGCAATATCCTATTGCTGCAGGGTTTGATGGGACCATTTTTCCGTATGATCGGTAGAGCTCTTCGTAAAGAAGGGTATGGCGTCTGGAAAGTAAACTTTAATGGTGGAGACCGTCTAACTTGGGGCTTGCCTGGTGGTATCGACTTTACAGGTCGCGCAAATGAGTGGCCTGACGCACTTTTAAAGATTATTGTAAAACACGAAATTACCGATGTTATTCTGTTTGGAGACTGTAGACCGCTCCATAGCGCTGCAATAGCCGTCTGTGCACGTTTGCACATTCCAGTGCACGTTTTTGAAGAAGGCTATCTACGCCCAGACTGGGTGACTCTTGAACTGGGTGGCGTAAATGGTAACTCAACCCTATCCAAAGACCCTAAATATTATCTCGACCAAGCCTCCGCTTTACCTAGTCTGCCTCCCCACACCCCTGTTCCATCCTCATTCCGTACGCGTGCACTGCAGGGACTTGCCTACAACACCGCAGATCTTTTAACACGCTGGCACTACAGACACTGGAACAATTACAGACCGTGGCACCCTTTGACTGAGGGAATTGGCTGGCTGCGGAAACTAGCTGATCAAAAAAAACGTCTCGCTCGCACTAATACAACTTTAGCTAATCTGCGTGCGTCAAATAGCCCTTATATGCTTTTCCCCCTGCAATTAGATGCAGACGCTCAAGTTCGTCTTCACTCGTCTTTCAGCGGTATGGCGGAAGCAATAAGAACCGTTATCGCTTCCTTTACCGAGCACGCTCCGCGCGGTATGCGATTAGTAATAAAAGAGCATCCCTTAGATAATAACGTTCGAAGCTGGCGTCACGAAGTCGCCATGCAGGCGGCAGCCTACGGCGTCTCCGAACGAGTTGATTATTTCGAAAGCGGTGATATTGCAGAACTCGTGCAAACTTCTCTTGGCGTCATAACGATCAACAGCACAACAGGTACTTTAGCTTTGGCTGAAAATAAGCCCGTAATAACATTAGGCAGCGCTGTTTACGATATTCCGGGCATTACCTTTCAAGGCCCCCTCTCTGAGTTTTGGGCATCTCCTGGCATCCCTGATATGAACGTTTTTGAGGCATATCGACGCGTGCTAATAGAACGGTGCTTGATCCCGGGAGGCTTTTTCTCAGATGAAGCCATCGAGAAACTCGTGCATAATGCAATGGACCGTCTAACAAAACATAGCCCACGAGATTTTGCTGCAGCTTCGCGTTCCGAAATGGCACGACGCGAAGCACTACGAAAAAAATTAGCCCGCAATCCCGCCGAACTCGTTGAGCTTTTGCCCTCGACCGCAGGACACTTGACAAAGTTATGACCGCAAACTCTTCCCTTCCCTTTTATACGTTTGACATTTCCCGCCTATTGTCGAGATCTTCCGCATCAGCGCCAACTGGGATCGATAGAGTTGAACTCGAATATGCACGCTATCTCTGCCAACATGCAGAAGACAGACTTCAGTTTTCCGCAGTACACCCATTTGGTCGACTTTCCATCCTGCCTTTTGAAATAGCCAAAAGCTTTATCGAAAAAATCGGGGTATTTTGGGACAATGGCGAACAAGGTAAAGCTGTTCAGAAATTGAGCACACGCTTAATGCGCAGCCTAATCCTACCAAAATTCAAACAAAATACAGATCACACCAGACCAGACGTTTATCTCTTAATGTCACATCATCACTTAACGCGCCCCAGTATTTTTGAAACAATAAAGCGCCGGAACAACTCATTTTTTGTTCCCATGGTCCATGACTTAATTCCTCTGCAATACCCTGAATACTCTAGAGAGAAAGAACCAAGCCGTCATAAGCGTCGTATCGAGACAGTGGTGAAATTTTCAGACGGAGTGCTTACACCATCTTTGGCTGTACGGGACGCGCTTCTTCCATATTTTCAACATAGTCCTCGACCAGAGGTACCCATATGGCCCGCGCCATTGGGTGTAAGCCCACGCACAACAGCAGCGTCTTACTCGCTGCAGGTGACTACGGAAAAACCATACTTCGTCTGTTTAGGCACTATAGAAGGACGAAAAAATCACCTGCTTTTATTAAATGTCTGGCGCCGACTTATCGAAATTCACGGCGCCAAAACCCCTAGGCTGCTTATTATTGGCAAACGAGGCTGGGAAAACGAACAGGTTATCGACATGATTGAGCGCACACCTTCGTTTGCAGGAATAGTTCGTGAATACAATAACTTACCAAACGATGAAGTTGTCGCCCTTTTGAAGAACGCAAGAGCCTTATTGTTTCCTTCATTTTCCGAGGGCTTTGGCTTACCCCTGGCGGAAGCTTTGGCATTAAACGTCCCAGTTATCTGCTCTGATATTCCGGTTTTTCAGGAGGTTGGAAAAAACAAAGTTACATATCTAGACCCTATAGATGGACTGGGTTGGTTAGATACAATATCTACATACTCCAGCTTAAAAACACCACAAACACCCCCTCCTTATTTTGAAGATAATGATGCATTAAACTGGGATACTAGTGTAAAGAATGGTTTGCTTGAAATAGAAAATTTTATTTCTCAAAAAAAATTAGCTTAAAAGATAAATAAATTGTTTATATATACTTTATTAATATCAATAATTTTTGTAAATTTAATTGATATATCTTCAAAATATATCCTTGGTAAATCAAGTAATGAACAGCAACCCTTCTCAGGTAGTGTTTCTTTATTATTAGAAATATCGTTCAGGTGCTCAATTTTTGCTATCGTATACAGCTTTTTATTAACATTAACCGGAAGAAATATTGCATCATCATTAATAACAATACCTTTTTTTACTATAATTTTATTTGGCTCATTTATAAAAAATAAAGTGTTGGGGGAAACCCTTATGTTTTGTGATGTTGCTATAATAAAATTATTCATTAAACACCCTCAATTTTACTTTAATGCCATTCCATTATATTCACGTTTTATTTTAGCGATCTCCTTGCCAATATTATTACTGCTAGTATTTTATATCTTTCTTTATGATATCCTCAATAATATAGATTATGCCGTTATTAATAGAACTATAGGTTTAATTATATTTGTGATTTTTATCTTTCTGCTCAATATTTCATCTTTATTTGGCCTACCAAAAAAAATGTTGCCAAATCCGCAATTAGAAGATGCGAACAAAAAATACGGAATATTAGTTACTTTTGTGTTGGGCTGGTTAAGGTGGAAAGAGGATAAAAAAACAATAATTAACCTAAACAAAAACACTTACCCTATTGTCAGAAATACTGACAAACCTATAGTAATAATAATTCAGTGCGAGTCATTTTCAGACCCTAAAGATCTTAACATTAAATACGATAGCCATAAATATATAAATAATATTTATAGATCTAAAAAACTAGGCGAAGTAGGAAAACTTTTAGTTTCCGGTTTTGGGGCATATACTATGCGAACTGAATATGGCCTCATATTCGGCCATGAAGAAGATGTTCTCGGCTTCTGTCGGTTTGATCCTTATTTAACAGCCCTAAAAGTAACTAAAAATTCACTTCCCCACCGCCTATCCACCGTGTGCAGCAAGCGTTTTTTTATTCACCCTCACGATTTAAATTTTTATGACCGCGCCACCATCATGCCTGCTGTAGGTTTCAACCACCTTGTTGGTATAAACGACTTCCGTGGTGCATCTCATTCCGGTCGCTACATTAGCGACCAAGCTATCGGCGAAAAAATTAAAGCACTGACCAAAAATGCTATTCAAGATAATATCGGTGCTCTCATCTATGCTGTCACCATCGAAAATCATGGGCCATGGTCTGGAGGCATAAAAGATTACCTAAGCCACCTAAAAAATGGGGACACTCTGTTTGGCGACATTCGTCAATTTTTAGAAAAAGAAAATATAAATGCACTACTAGTTTTTTTGGGTGACCATCGACCTTCTATTCCAAATAAAGTAATACCTAGAAATGAAAGATTTACTCCTTTTGCAATATGTGGATTTGGACAAATTAAATATAATAACGATTTTTCTGAAATATTTATGACACCAGCTCAGCTTCATCATTTTATTTTAGAAAAACTAATATATAAATAATATTTTTTTTCAAAATTTTATTTACCAACTTCATATTTTGTGCACCCTTGCGAATTGTCTAACAACTTCTTGTGGTATAAAGATATAAAGAGCTTATTTCATCTTAGCCGTTATGGTTCCGAGGATTCACTAATGACTTCCACCAATTCCAGTAAAATCATTGCTGCTTCGCGCACAGTTATACCTGTAATTCTATCGGGCGGCTCCGGTAGCCGTCTATGGCCTGTATCACGTAAAAGCTTTCCAAAACAATTTTGGCCTTTACTGTCAGACAAGAGCCTGTTGCAGGAAACTGCTAAGCGTGGCCTACACGCGGGTTTGGGAAGTCCTATTGTAATTTGCAACGACGCCCATCGTTTTATTATTGCCGAGCAACTCCGCGAAATTGGTATACTGGACGCTCGCATTGTTCTTGAACCTATCGCTCGCAACTCTGCACCAGCAATAACGGCTGCAGCTTTGCTCGTAGCAGAAAAAGACCCTGACGCAATTCTTTGGGTAATGGCTGCCGATGCAGCAATTGAAAACACAGAAAAGCTCATTGAAGCTTTAGACTGTGCTGTTGATACTGCTGTGGCTGGATACATAGCGACATTTGGTATCAAACCAACAAAGCCCGAAACAGGCTATGGTTACATCGAACGCGGCGAAAAGCTAGCCGCTGTACCGGACGCCTACCATGTCTCGAAATTTATGGAAAAACCAAGCGCTAGTGAAGCTGCCGCACTTATCCAAGATGATCGTTTTTCTTGGAACTCTGGCATGTTTGTTGCACAAGCTCGTACTCTTTTGTCAGAAATACAAACTTTCGAGCCTGAAATTTACAACTCTGTAAATCAATCGGTTAAAGACCGTGTAACTGATTACGACTTTGAGCGACTAGCCACTGAATCGTTCAGCCGTTCACCAGATATTTCAATAGACTATGCCGTTGCAGAGCGCACAAAAAAAGCAGCCGTAATTCCATCGACTTTCAAATGGTCAGACGTGGGAAGCTGGGACGCTCTCTGGGAACTCACCCCAAAAGATCCTGAAGGGAATGCTACTTTTGGTGACGTTTTCTTAGACGGTGCTAAAAATTGCTATGTTCGTTCGGATGGCATCGTAGCAACCGTCACTGGCGTCGAAGATCTCATCGTCGTGGTAACAAAAGATGCCGTGATGGTATCACATAGAGATAAAGCACAAGACGTAAAAAAAATGGTGGCGCGTCTTGAAAAAGAAAAACGTCCAGAAGCTGTCAACCATAATAGAATGTACCGGCCTTGGGGCTTTTATGAAAGCTTAATCCAAGGCGGGCGCTTTCAAGTAAAACGCATACATGTAGACCCCGGTCATAAGCTCTCTTTGCAAAAACATTTTCACCGTGCCGAACACTGGGTCGTGGTGGCTGGGACCGCAATTGTCACCCGCGATGCAGAAGAAATTATGGTCCGCGAAAATGAGAGCATCTATTTGCCTCTTGGGGCTGTACATCGCCTTGAAAACCCAGGACGTATCCCTTTGACACTCATCGAGGTTCAGTCAGGCCCCTATTTAGGGGAAGACGATATTGTCAGAATAGAAGACATTTATTCGCGTCAATAATAAAAAATCAGACTATGTAGCTTTTAAGCTACATGGTCTTTTATTGAAGAAAATATTGGGTCTATAGATGAAAATTTCCGAGTGGATGGTCCAATCCAGTGTCCCCTTTGGCACCAGTGGCGCACGCGGTTTAGTCTCCGATATGACTGATGCTGTATGCTTTGCTTACACTGTAGGTTATCTCAAACATTTGGAGACGTTAGGGGAGTTTTCTCCTGGTACTTCAGTAGCTATAGCAGGGGATTTGCGGCCCAGTACTCCGCGAATACTGGAAGCATGTTCTGCTGCCATCTTATGGATGAAAGGCCTTCCTCTAACCTGTGGTTATGTGCCTACACCAGCTCTGAGTTTGTATGCATTCTCGAGAAAAATTCCCTCTCTAATGGTAACTGGTAGTCATATTCCCGATGATCGAAACGGTATAAAATTCAATCGTGCACAGGGAGAGTTTTTAAAAGACGATGAGACCGCAATGCGCGAGCATCATGTCTCTCTTCCATCTGGCTGGTTTGACGGTGCGGGCAACTTAACTCATACCGCTGGACAACCAATGTCCGTGAATGTTGTCGACGAATATGTAAATCGGTATCGTGATTTTTTCGGGACTTCGTCTTTGTCTGGCCTTACTTTGGGTGTTTACCAACACTCTGCTGTTGGTAGAGACATTCTCGTCTCCATTGTTGAGGCCTTAGGAGGCACGGCTATCCCTCTTGAACGTTCTGACAAATTCGTCTCTGTTGACACCGAGGCAGTCAGGCCGGAAGATGTGACCTTAGCTCAAGGATGGGCAAAAAGTGGTCTTTACGACGCCATTCTCACGACAGATGGGGATTCCGACAGGCCCCTTCTTGCGGACCAAAACGGCCGTTGGTTACGTGGCGATATCTTAGGGATAATTGCTTCTAAAGCCCTCGGAGCTTCTGCTGTCACAACGCCAGTCAGCAGCAATACAGCGCTTGAAGCATTAAATTCTATACATTCGATCCGCCGAACGAAAATAGGATCACCATACGTTGTTGTTGCCATGAACGAAGCCGTAGCAGAGGGCTGCGTACCGTCGGTTGGGTATGAAGCCAACGGTGGTTTCCTTTTGGCAAGCGACATCGTACGAAATGGTCGTACTTTAACGGCGCTACCAACTCGTGATGCTGTATTACCAATGTTGTGTGCGTTGGATGCCTCTCTAAAACACAAAGAAGGCTTATCTGGTCTGCTAACAACCCTTCCGGCTCGTTTTACTGTTAGTGATCGACTAAAGGATATTCCAACTGCTCTTAGTCAAAAAAAGCTAAAAGAATTCAGGGTTGATATCATTAACTCTGCTGAAGAAATCGGTTTCAATACAATCAGTGGCTCTGTTAAAAACATTAATGAAATAGATGGCTTACGCTTAACATTTGATTCAGACGACGTCATACATCTTCGTCCATCTGGAAACGCTCCTGAACTTCGCATTTATGTTGAGTCACATACGCAAGCCCAAGCTGATTTAGTACTTTCCGAGAGCCTGAAAAAAGTTGCTCATTGGATTAATCAATAAAAAATGCGGTCGATCAAGCCCCGCATAGTCTCCGATGAGTCCAGAACGGTATCGATGCCTAGAGGGTTTAAAAACCCTCTAGGCATCTTTTAGTTAAAATTCTAATCCATAAAAAAGCATAAGCCTTAAGTCTATTTGCTTACCCTGCGCGTGCAATAAGGTTGGGTGTTTTAAGGAGCGCCGTTTTATTATTTAGGTTTTGGGAATTGGTTGCGGGGGTAGGATTTGAACCTACGGCCTTCAGGTTATGAGCCTGACGAGCTACCGGGCTGCTCCACCCCGCGGATGAGTTTTGTGTGTTTTTTTTGTGTGTGTATTGGGTGAGCTAGGGGACCTGGCGGCGACCGACTTTTCCGCACCTTAAGGTGCAGTATCATAGGCGCTGAGGTTTTTCACGGCCGAGTTCGGGATGGGATCGGGTGTAGGATCCTCGCCATGGCCACCAGGTCTTCTAGCTCACCCTCGTGTTGGTAGAGGAGGGTGATGAGGTTGGTGTATTTTTGAGTGTGACTGATTTCTGTGCATGTGTTTGTGTGTGAGGATTATGAGCGATTAGTACCGGTTAGCTGAGTACATTACTGTACGTATACACCCGGCCTATTAACGTGCTGGTCTTGCACGGCTCTATGAGACCTAGTTTTGAGGTGGGTTTCCCGCTTAGATGCTTTCAGCGGTTATCCCGTCCGAACTTAGCTACCCGGCTGTGCCACTGGCGTGACAACCGGTGCACCAGAGGTTCGTTCATCCCGGTCCTCTCGTACTAGGGACAAATCCTCTCAAGTCTCTTACACCCACGGCAGATAGGGACCGAACTGTCTCACGACGTTCTAAACCCAGCTCACGTACCACTTTAATCGGCGAACAGCCGAACCCTTGGGACCTGCTCCAGCCCCAGGATGTGATGAGCCGACATCGAGGTGCCAAACCTCCCCGTCGATGTGGACTCTTGGGGGAGATCAGCCTGTTATCCCTAGAGTACCTTTTATCCGTTGAGCGATGGCCCGTCCACGTGGGACCACCGGATCACTATGGCCGACTTTCGTCTCTGATCGAGCTGTCACTCTCACAGTCAGGCGGGCTTATGCCATTGCACTCGACAGCCGGTTTCCGACCGGCCTGAGCCCACCATCGCGCGCCTCCGTTACACTTTGGGAGGCGACCGCCCCAGTCAAACTGCCCACCATGCAGGGTCCCGGATCAGGCTGACTGATCTCGGTTAGACATCAGAAAAATTCAGGGTCGTATTTCAAGGATGGCTCCACCGGTGCTGGCGCCCCGGCTTCAAAGCCTCCGACCTATCCTACACAGAATTTTCCTGATGCCACTGCAAAGCTACAGTAAAGGTTCATAGGGTCTTTCCGTCTGACCGCGGGTACCCCGCATCTTCACGGGGAATTCAATTTCGCTGAGTCGATGCTGGAGACAGTGGGGAAGTCGTTACGCCATTCGTGCAGGTCGGAACTTACCCGACAAGGAATTTCGCTACCTTAGGACCGTTATAGTTACGGCCGCCGTTTACCGGGGCTTCAATTCAATGCTTGCACATCTCCTCTTAACCTTCCGGCACCGGGCAGGCGTCAGGCCCTATACGTCATCTCTCGATTTCGCAGAGCCCTGTGTTTTTACTAAACAGTCGCTACCCCCTGGTCTGTGCCACCCACACATGGTTGCCCACGGGTGGGTCTCGTTTATCCCGAAGTTACACGAGCAATTTGCCTAGTTCCTTCAGCATCGTTCTCTCAAGCGCCTTGGTATACTCTACCAGTCCACCTGTGTCGGTTTCGGGTACGGTCTATATGCTAGAGCTATTTCCTGGAATGGTCCAAAAGCTGGTTCAATCCGATAAGAACCAACAACATATCTCATTCGTCACTTCTAGCAGGCTCAGGACTATTAACCTGATTCCCATCGACTACGGCTTTCGCCCTCGCCTTAGGGGCCGGCTCACCCTGCGTGGATTAACCTTGCGCAGGAACCCTTGGACTTTCGGCGACAGTGTTTCTCGCACTGTTTATCGCTACTCATGTCAGCATTCGCACTTCCGATATCTCCAGAGGGGGTCACCCCGCCTCCTTCGCAGACCTACGGAACGCTCCGCTACCGCGCATTCATAAGAATGCACCCACAGCTTCGGCACGTGACTTGAGCCCCGTTACATTTTCGGCGCAGGGTTTCTATTAGACCAGTGAGCTATTACGCTTTCTTTAAAGGATGGCTGCTTCTAAGCCAACCTCCTGGTTGTTTTGGAATCCCCACATCCTTTCCCACTTAGTCACGATTTAGGGGCCTTAGCTGGTGGTCTGGGCTGTTTCCCTCTCGACAATGGACCTTAGCACCCACTGTCTGTCTGCCGGACTATACTCCTCGGTATTCGGAGTTTGGTTAGGTTTGGTAAGGCTTTGGGCCCCCCTAGCCCATCCAGTGCTCTACCCCCGAGGGTAAACATCCGACGGTCTACCTCAATAGATTTCGCGGAGAACCAGCTATTTCCGAGTTTGATTGGCCTTTCACCCCTAACCACAGCTCATCCCCGACTTTTTCAACAGGCGTGGGTTCGGCCCTCCAGTGCGTGTTACCGCACCTTCAGCCTGGCCATGGCTAGATCACTCGGTTTCGGGTCTTCTGCCAGCAACTCAGTCGCCCTATTCAGACTCGCTTTCGCTACGCCTACACCTAACGGCTTAAGCTCGCTGCAAACAGAAACTCGCTGACCCATTATACAAAAGGTACGCCGTCACCCCATAAGAGGCTCCGACTGCTTGTAGGCGTCCGGTTTCAGGTCTCTTTCACTCCCCTTATCGGGGTGCTTTTCACCTTTCCCTCACGGTACTTGTTCGCTATCGGTCACTGAGGAGTATTTAGGCTTGGAGGGTGGTCCCCCCATGTTCAGACAGGGTTTCACGTGCCCCGCCCTACTCAAATCCTTATCAAGACATTATGCATACGGGGCTATCACCCATTCTTGCCGGACTTTCCAGACCGTTTTGCTTCTTCTTAATAAGGCATTGGCCTGCTCCGCGTTCGCTCGCCACTACTAGCGGAATCTCTGTTGATGTCTTTTCCTCCAGGTACTTAGATGTTTCAGTTCCCCGGGTTTGCCTCATACACCTATGTATTCAGTGCATGATCCTCTTACGAGGGGGTTGCCCCATTCGGACATCCACGGATCAAAGCTTGTTCGCAGCTCCCCATGGCTTTTCGCAGCGTACCACGTCCTTCATCGCCTCTCAGTGCCAAGGCATCCACCGAACGCCCTTCTCATTCTCACACAACACCCAATTCCAAGGAATTGGACACATGCACAGAAACCAGCCACACCCTAAGATGCTGCCGACTTCTGCTCATGTTCGCAGTGTCAGACACACTCTTTATTCATCATCATCTGAATGCTCACGCCATTCTCTTAGCATTGTACCAAAGGCACAAAGGGTCAGACCAACCCGAGAACGGCACACGCAGATGATGCACCAACCTATTCACACTCTCAAAGAACCAACATCCCGCTCTCTCGTCTTCACAAACGTAAGACAAAAAAGCAGAAACTTCTTTCCACTTTCCTATGTTTCCCAAACCACCAGACCTGCAATCCGCAGGAAATACCAAAGCAACACCCCATTCTCACAAGGCATTTACGCTTAGTCTCTCTACCGCGTCTTTCTGATCTGGTGGAGGCAATCGGGATCGAACCGATGACCCCCTGCTTGCAAAGCAGGTGCTCTCCCAGCTGAGCTATGCCCCCATTATCAGACAGCAACTCTGGTGGGCCAGGGAGGACTTGAACCTCCGACCCCACGCTTATCAAGCGTGTGCTCTAACCAACTGAGCTACTAGCCCGGGAAACGATAGGAAGGGATATGTTGACGGCGCTCTAGTCATAAAACAGAGCTTCTGGCTGCCTTATCCATAAGAATAAGGTCTTTTTATTTCGGAGACGTCCAACGTATCAGACATCATCCTTGAAAGGAGGTGATCCAGCCGCAGGTTCCCCTACGGCTACCTTGTTACGACTTCACCCCAGTCGCTGACCCGTCCGTGGTCGGCTGCGTCCTTACGGTTCGCTCACCGGCTTAAGGTCGAACCAACTCCCATGGTGTGACGGGCGGTGTGTACAAGGCCCGGGAACGTATTCACCGCGGCATGCTGATCCGCGATTACTAGCGATTCCACCTTCATGTACTCGAGTTGCAGAGTACAATCCGAACTGAGACGGCTTTTAGAGATCAGCACTGTGTCACCACATAGCTTCCCACTGTCACCGCCATTGTAGCACGTGTGTAGCCCAGGACATAAGGGCCATGAGGACTTGACGTCATCCCCACCTTCCTCCGGCTTGTCACCGGCAGTCTCTCTAGAGTGCCCAGCCCAACCTGATGGCAACTAAAGACAAGGGTTGCGCTCGTTGCGGGACTTAACCCAACATCTCACGACACGAGCTGACGACAGCCATGCAGCACCTGTGCGGGAGGTCCGAAGAAATAGCCATCTCTGACTACAGCCTCCCCATGCAAGCCCTGGTAAGGTTCTGCGCGTTGCTTCGAATTAAACCACATGCTCCACCGCTTGTGCGGGCCCCCGTCAATTCCT
It contains:
- a CDS encoding capsule biosynthesis protein — encoded protein: MIGRALRKEGYGVWKVNFNGGDRLTWGLPGGIDFTGRANEWPDALLKIIVKHEITDVILFGDCRPLHSAAIAVCARLHIPVHVFEEGYLRPDWVTLELGGVNGNSTLSKDPKYYLDQASALPSLPPHTPVPSSFRTRALQGLAYNTADLLTRWHYRHWNNYRPWHPLTEGIGWLRKLADQKKRLARTNTTLANLRASNSPYMLFPLQLDADAQVRLHSSFSGMAEAIRTVIASFTEHAPRGMRLVIKEHPLDNNVRSWRHEVAMQAAAYGVSERVDYFESGDIAELVQTSLGVITINSTTGTLALAENKPVITLGSAVYDIPGITFQGPLSEFWASPGIPDMNVFEAYRRVLIERCLIPGGFFSDEAIEKLVHNAMDRLTKHSPRDFAAASRSEMARREALRKKLARNPAELVELLPSTAGHLTKL
- a CDS encoding glycosyltransferase family 4 protein, which encodes MTANSSLPFYTFDISRLLSRSSASAPTGIDRVELEYARYLCQHAEDRLQFSAVHPFGRLSILPFEIAKSFIEKIGVFWDNGEQGKAVQKLSTRLMRSLILPKFKQNTDHTRPDVYLLMSHHHLTRPSIFETIKRRNNSFFVPMVHDLIPLQYPEYSREKEPSRHKRRIETVVKFSDGVLTPSLAVRDALLPYFQHSPRPEVPIWPAPLGVSPRTTAASYSLQVTTEKPYFVCLGTIEGRKNHLLLLNVWRRLIEIHGAKTPRLLIIGKRGWENEQVIDMIERTPSFAGIVREYNNLPNDEVVALLKNARALLFPSFSEGFGLPLAEALALNVPVICSDIPVFQEVGKNKVTYLDPIDGLGWLDTISTYSSLKTPQTPPPYFEDNDALNWDTSVKNGLLEIENFISQKKLA
- a CDS encoding sulfatase-like hydrolase/transferase yields the protein MFIYTLLISIIFVNLIDISSKYILGKSSNEQQPFSGSVSLLLEISFRCSIFAIVYSFLLTLTGRNIASSLITIPFFTIILFGSFIKNKVLGETLMFCDVAIIKLFIKHPQFYFNAIPLYSRFILAISLPILLLLVFYIFLYDILNNIDYAVINRTIGLIIFVIFIFLLNISSLFGLPKKMLPNPQLEDANKKYGILVTFVLGWLRWKEDKKTIINLNKNTYPIVRNTDKPIVIIIQCESFSDPKDLNIKYDSHKYINNIYRSKKLGEVGKLLVSGFGAYTMRTEYGLIFGHEEDVLGFCRFDPYLTALKVTKNSLPHRLSTVCSKRFFIHPHDLNFYDRATIMPAVGFNHLVGINDFRGASHSGRYISDQAIGEKIKALTKNAIQDNIGALIYAVTIENHGPWSGGIKDYLSHLKNGDTLFGDIRQFLEKENINALLVFLGDHRPSIPNKVIPRNERFTPFAICGFGQIKYNNDFSEIFMTPAQLHHFILEKLIYK
- a CDS encoding mannose-1-phosphate guanylyltransferase/mannose-6-phosphate isomerase translates to MTSTNSSKIIAASRTVIPVILSGGSGSRLWPVSRKSFPKQFWPLLSDKSLLQETAKRGLHAGLGSPIVICNDAHRFIIAEQLREIGILDARIVLEPIARNSAPAITAAALLVAEKDPDAILWVMAADAAIENTEKLIEALDCAVDTAVAGYIATFGIKPTKPETGYGYIERGEKLAAVPDAYHVSKFMEKPSASEAAALIQDDRFSWNSGMFVAQARTLLSEIQTFEPEIYNSVNQSVKDRVTDYDFERLATESFSRSPDISIDYAVAERTKKAAVIPSTFKWSDVGSWDALWELTPKDPEGNATFGDVFLDGAKNCYVRSDGIVATVTGVEDLIVVVTKDAVMVSHRDKAQDVKKMVARLEKEKRPEAVNHNRMYRPWGFYESLIQGGRFQVKRIHVDPGHKLSLQKHFHRAEHWVVVAGTAIVTRDAEEIMVRENESIYLPLGAVHRLENPGRIPLTLIEVQSGPYLGEDDIVRIEDIYSRQ
- a CDS encoding phosphomannomutase, whose amino-acid sequence is MKISEWMVQSSVPFGTSGARGLVSDMTDAVCFAYTVGYLKHLETLGEFSPGTSVAIAGDLRPSTPRILEACSAAILWMKGLPLTCGYVPTPALSLYAFSRKIPSLMVTGSHIPDDRNGIKFNRAQGEFLKDDETAMREHHVSLPSGWFDGAGNLTHTAGQPMSVNVVDEYVNRYRDFFGTSSLSGLTLGVYQHSAVGRDILVSIVEALGGTAIPLERSDKFVSVDTEAVRPEDVTLAQGWAKSGLYDAILTTDGDSDRPLLADQNGRWLRGDILGIIASKALGASAVTTPVSSNTALEALNSIHSIRRTKIGSPYVVVAMNEAVAEGCVPSVGYEANGGFLLASDIVRNGRTLTALPTRDAVLPMLCALDASLKHKEGLSGLLTTLPARFTVSDRLKDIPTALSQKKLKEFRVDIINSAEEIGFNTISGSVKNINEIDGLRLTFDSDDVIHLRPSGNAPELRIYVESHTQAQADLVLSESLKKVAHWINQ